In Microcaecilia unicolor chromosome 1, aMicUni1.1, whole genome shotgun sequence, the following are encoded in one genomic region:
- the RBIS gene encoding ribosomal biogenesis factor codes for MAKNKSKGQKQKNVFHVASKKPKPKNKAKPVLTNLKKINLVNDENVSRVNKAFARVQNEVKHLSQKMASESQLRHQHPKQPEDEPPNIDDATTLFSQL; via the exons ATGGCTAAAAACAAGTCAAAAGGGCAGAAGCAGAAAAACGTATTCCATGTCGCTAGCAAGAAGCCAAAACCCAAAAATAAAGCCAAGCCAGTTTTGACAAACCTTAAGAAG ataaaTTTGGTAAATGATGAGAATGTTAGCAGAGTTAATAAAGCCTTTGCAAGAGTTCAGAATGAAGTCAAACACCTCTCACAAAAAATGGCATCTGAATCTCAGCTGAGACACCag CATCCAAAGCAGCCTGAAGATGAACCACCAAACATCGATGATGCCACAACTTTGTTTTCTCAATTGTGA